One Sulfolobus sp. S-194 DNA segment encodes these proteins:
- the cutA gene encoding divalent-cation tolerance protein CutA, translating to MSYIIALTTISGMESAKKIAKTLVDERLAACVNIIPYVKSFYVWEGKTTEDDESLLIIKSDEKVKEKLINRIRELHTYTLPEIIIINFNDGLPDYLKWINESVRRSEN from the coding sequence ATGTCGTATATTATTGCTCTTACCACAATTAGTGGAATGGAATCTGCTAAGAAAATAGCAAAAACTCTAGTTGATGAAAGACTTGCAGCTTGTGTTAACATAATACCGTATGTAAAATCCTTTTATGTTTGGGAAGGGAAAACCACTGAAGATGATGAAAGTTTACTGATCATAAAAAGCGATGAAAAAGTAAAGGAAAAACTAATAAATAGAATAAGGGAACTTCATACTTATACTCTACCAGAAATTATTATAATAAACTTTAATGATGGTTTACCAGATTATTTAAAATGGATTAATGAGAGCGTGAGAAGAAGTGAAAATTGA
- a CDS encoding DEAD/DEAH box helicase — MLLKTFYTQRWLDDETFKKLLTFSRFLGRDKNGSQFVIDIERARRNKVKIDDILSILSELGIELSETDLREIAKYLPEYDLEFELKDGKLIIKPHVFILAIIKDYKDKGILKYDKQSKVYVTDPYYYYQIKNRLEENGLKVKDLELDVKDLNINFKGELRDYQKEAVDMWLQRGSGVIALPTGAGKTVIGIKIITEVRKSTLIVTFTKDQMLQWRDAILKFTDANRSDIGLYYSEEKNIRPITITTYHTAYRHMDELSGKFELLIIDEAHHLPAERFKEIALKCIAPKRLGLSATPVREDGKHEELFKLMGGLIYFKTPQELIQKGYLAPFELIQIRVNLTSKEKLKYATLLSQFRKVSGGKKVSELIQLVKEGNSNAIEAMRVYNEMRKIVNLAENKLKALDDIIQKENGNKILIFTQYVDQAEEIAKKYNAYLITGKTNKNEREKILRIFKTLKSGILVLTTVGDEGLDIPDANVGIIVTGTGSRRQFIQRLGRLLRPSNGKVAKLYEIVTRGTAEEYQASKRKDITFGLDIYSSSEEDLI, encoded by the coding sequence ATGCTCTTGAAGACTTTTTATACACAGCGATGGCTTGATGATGAGACATTCAAAAAATTGCTAACATTTTCTAGGTTTTTAGGCAGAGATAAGAATGGTTCACAATTTGTGATAGACATAGAAAGAGCAAGAAGAAATAAAGTTAAAATAGACGATATACTTTCTATTTTATCTGAACTAGGCATAGAACTAAGTGAAACCGATTTAAGGGAAATAGCTAAATATTTGCCCGAGTATGACTTAGAATTTGAACTTAAAGATGGAAAGCTAATAATAAAACCTCACGTTTTTATTCTAGCTATTATAAAGGATTACAAAGATAAGGGTATTCTAAAATATGATAAGCAGAGTAAAGTATATGTAACAGATCCATACTACTACTATCAGATAAAAAATAGATTAGAGGAAAACGGGTTAAAGGTTAAAGATTTAGAATTAGATGTAAAAGACTTAAACATTAATTTCAAGGGAGAACTAAGAGATTATCAGAAAGAGGCAGTAGATATGTGGCTACAACGTGGTTCTGGAGTAATAGCACTTCCTACTGGTGCAGGTAAGACAGTCATTGGAATAAAAATAATTACTGAAGTTAGGAAGTCAACACTAATAGTTACATTTACTAAGGATCAAATGTTACAGTGGAGGGATGCAATACTTAAATTTACAGATGCGAATAGAAGTGATATTGGTCTTTACTATTCTGAGGAAAAGAACATAAGACCTATCACAATAACAACGTATCATACTGCATATAGACATATGGATGAACTATCTGGCAAATTTGAGCTTTTGATAATAGACGAAGCACACCATTTACCTGCAGAGAGATTTAAGGAGATAGCGCTTAAATGCATAGCCCCTAAAAGGCTTGGCCTTTCAGCTACTCCAGTGAGGGAGGATGGAAAGCATGAGGAACTATTTAAATTGATGGGCGGATTAATATATTTTAAAACTCCACAAGAATTAATTCAGAAGGGTTATTTAGCCCCATTTGAATTAATTCAAATTAGAGTTAATTTAACGTCTAAAGAAAAATTAAAGTATGCTACTTTACTCTCCCAATTTAGAAAAGTTTCTGGAGGTAAAAAGGTTTCGGAGTTAATACAGTTAGTAAAAGAAGGTAATTCTAATGCTATTGAAGCCATGAGAGTTTATAATGAAATGAGAAAAATTGTTAACCTAGCTGAAAATAAATTAAAGGCTCTTGATGATATAATCCAAAAGGAAAATGGAAACAAGATACTAATTTTTACACAATACGTAGATCAGGCTGAAGAAATTGCAAAGAAATATAATGCTTATTTAATAACCGGTAAGACAAATAAGAATGAAAGAGAGAAAATACTGCGAATATTTAAAACATTAAAATCTGGGATATTAGTGTTAACTACTGTAGGTGATGAAGGACTAGATATACCAGACGCTAATGTAGGGATAATAGTTACTGGAACTGGATCAAGAAGGCAATTTATTCAAAGATTAGGAAGACTTTTAAGA